GGTGAAGCGGCGGTTCGCGGCGGTGTTGAAGACCGCGGTGACGGCCAGCGCGAGGAAGTTGGCTGCCAGCGCCGGCACCAGCTGACGCAGCCCCAGGTAGAGCAGCACATAGGCGAGCGTGGACAGCGTGCCGACCACGGCGAAGCTGGCCAACTGCCAGCCGAGGCCGGGCGGCAGCCGGTCCTGCCCGGGCCGCCGCGGCGCCGGCACGGCGCCGCCGCCGGAGAGCGAGCGGCGGGCGACCCTGGCCATGCCCCGGAGGTCGTCGAGCGCGGTGCGCACGATGTCCACCCGGCTGTCCGGGTCGTCGACCCAGTCGACCGGCACCTCGTGGATCCGCATCCCGGACCGCTCCGCGAGCAGCAGCAGCTCGGTGTCGAAGAACCAGGCGTCGTCCTCGACCTCGCCCAGCAACTGCTTCACCACCGCGGTGCGGCCCGCCTTGAAGCCGCACTGGGCGTCGGAGAACTTCGCCGCCATGGTCGCCCGCAGCAGCAGGTTGTAGGTCCGCGAGATGAACTCCCGCTTGGGCCCGCGGACGACCGCCGAGCCGCGGTGCAGCCGGCTGCCGATGGCGAGGTCGCTGTGGCCGGAGAGCAGCGGCGCGACCAGCGGGAGGAAGGCCTCCAGTCCGGTCGAGAGGTCGACGTCCATGTAGGCGACGACGTCGGCGTCGCTGTCGCCCCAGACCTGGCGCAGCGCGCGGCCGCGGCCCTTGAGGTCCAGGTGGACGGCGGTGACCTGGGGGATCTCCTCGGCGAGC
This genomic window from Streptomyces sp. TLI_235 contains:
- a CDS encoding cellulose synthase/poly-beta-1,6-N-acetylglucosamine synthase-like glycosyltransferase, which gives rise to MTEPATILADNPPGGDKVRTSLVEVVVPVHNEEHTLERCVRRLHAYLAETFPYPYRITVADNASTDATWQVATALAEEIPQVTAVHLDLKGRGRALRQVWGDSDADVVAYMDVDLSTGLEAFLPLVAPLLSGHSDLAIGSRLHRGSAVVRGPKREFISRTYNLLLRATMAAKFSDAQCGFKAGRTAVVKQLLGEVEDDAWFFDTELLLLAERSGMRIHEVPVDWVDDPDSRVDIVRTALDDLRGMARVARRSLSGGGAVPAPRRPGQDRLPPGLGWQLASFAVVGTLSTLAYVLLYLGLRQLVPALAANFLALAVTAVFNTAANRRFTFGVTGRRDALKHQIEGGIAFVIGLVLSSGAIALLGAAAPDAGHSAELAALVAANALATLVRFLLLRVWVFNPRRARR